From one Hirundo rustica isolate bHirRus1 chromosome 8, bHirRus1.pri.v3, whole genome shotgun sequence genomic stretch:
- the TLX1 gene encoding T-cell leukemia homeobox protein 1: MEHLGAHHLHQGQAEPISFGIDQILNTSEPGSCMVSHPRLQDSADYGLGCIVGSAYNTVTGGYGASGGAAGAYTGTSCSMGGLPGSYNVNMAVSMNGNTLSSAGGVIRVPAHRPVAGGVHQPLSAAVPAVNGMNSLTGLTFPWMESNRRYTKDRFTGHPYQNRTPPKKKKPRTSFTRLQICELEKRFHRQKYLASAERAALAKALKMTDAQVKTWFQNRRTKWRRQTAEEREAERQQANRILMQLQQEAFQKTINQPIQADPICVHNSSLFALQNLQPWSDDSTKITSVTTVASACE; this comes from the exons ATGGAGCACCTCGGGGCTCATCACCTGCACCAAGGGCAAGCCGAGCCCATCAGCTTCGGCATCGACCAGATCCTCAACACGTCGGAGCCGGGCAGCTGCATGGTGTCGCACCCTCGGCTGCAGGACTCGGCGGACTACGGGCTGGGTTGCATCGTGGGCAGCGCCTATAACACGGTCACGGGTGGCTACGGGGCgagcggcggcgcggccggagCCTACACCGGCACCTCCTGCAGCATGGGCGGCCTGCCCGGCTCCTACAACGTGAACATGGCGGTGAGCATGAACGGCAACACCTTGAGCTCGGCCGGCGGGGTGATCCGCGTCCCGGCCCATCGCCCCGTGGCCGGCGGCGTCCACCAGCCCCTGTCCGCCGCCGTGCCGGCGGTGAACGGCATGAACAGCCTCACGGGGCTCACCTTCCCCTGGATGGAGAGCAACAGGCGGTACACAAAGGACAGGTTCACAG GTCACCCCTACCAGAACCGCACGCCCCCCAAGAAGAAGAAGCCGCGCACCTCCTTCACCCGCCTGCAGATTTGCGAGCTGGAGAAGCGCTTCCATCGGCAGAAATACCTGGCCTCGGCCGAGCGCGCTGCCCTGGCCAAGGCCCTCAAGATGACGGACGCCCAGGTGAAGACCTGGTTCCAGAACCGGCGCACCAAATGGAG GAGGCAGACAGCGGAGGAGCGGGAGGCTGAGCGGCAGCAAGCAAACCGCATCCTCATGCAGTTGCAGCAGGAAGCCTTCCAAAAAACCATCAACCAGCCCATCCAAGCAGACCCCATCTGTGTCCACAACTCCTCTCTCTTCGCCCTCCAGAATCTCCAGCCTTGGTCTGATGACTCCACCAAGATCACCAGTGTCACCACTGTCGCCTCTGCTTGTGAATAA